The following coding sequences are from one Bradyrhizobium sp. 200 window:
- a CDS encoding FAD binding domain-containing protein, with product MKPAPFGYERPRDLQAALAALGEAKTFAKIIAGGQSLGPMLNLRLVEPQLIVDITGLAELKQVERRGDELVLGACITHADIEDGRIPDVTRGAMQGVAGNIAYRAVRNRGTVGGSLSHADPAADWVSVLSALGARLTLRGLSGVRMVAMEDFIVGALESALRDGEIVETIHVPAMPASAHWGYAKSCRKTGEFAHAIGAILIDPSAATARVVIGAIDSAPIVIANAAELFGGRIAGDYKDRFDMRVADALLAKAGVSSAAHRHIHVSVLKRAVSEAAA from the coding sequence ATGAAACCGGCGCCTTTCGGCTACGAACGTCCACGCGACTTGCAGGCGGCACTTGCCGCGCTCGGTGAGGCCAAAACTTTCGCCAAGATCATTGCCGGCGGCCAGTCGCTTGGTCCCATGCTCAATCTGCGGCTGGTGGAACCGCAGTTGATCGTCGACATCACCGGCCTTGCCGAGCTCAAGCAGGTCGAGCGTCGCGGCGACGAACTTGTGCTCGGGGCCTGTATCACCCACGCCGACATCGAAGACGGACGCATTCCGGACGTCACGCGCGGCGCCATGCAGGGCGTCGCCGGCAACATCGCCTACCGCGCCGTGCGCAATCGCGGCACGGTGGGTGGATCGCTCAGCCATGCCGATCCCGCGGCAGACTGGGTGTCCGTGCTCTCGGCGCTGGGTGCGCGATTGACGCTGCGAGGCCTTTCGGGCGTGCGCATGGTGGCGATGGAGGACTTCATCGTCGGTGCGCTCGAATCTGCGCTGCGCGATGGCGAGATCGTCGAAACCATTCATGTTCCGGCGATGCCGGCATCGGCGCACTGGGGCTACGCCAAGAGTTGCCGCAAGACAGGCGAATTCGCGCATGCGATCGGCGCAATCCTGATCGATCCGAGCGCCGCGACCGCCCGCGTCGTGATTGGAGCGATTGATTCCGCGCCGATCGTCATCGCCAACGCGGCAGAGCTGTTCGGTGGCCGCATTGCCGGCGACTACAAGGATCGCTTCGATATGCGTGTAGCTGACGCCCTTCTGGCAAAGGCAGGCGTGTCGAGCGCGGCCCATCGTCATATTCATGTAAGTGTGCTGAAGCGTGCGGTCAGCGAGGCTGCCGCATGA
- a CDS encoding xanthine dehydrogenase family protein molybdopterin-binding subunit translates to MGENAIVRNEREFPSAGGADAGQGVGARLPRKEDDRLMRGRGQFVADIRLSGLQDVAFVRSPLAHALIRGIRVPERYRGSVFTAADLTGVNPIRAVSGLPGFKISEQPVLAIGKVRQVGELVAMCVAATRAEAEDIAAAVTLDLEELPAVYDMRKAREPGSALVHEHWGDNVFLETNFEVDISRAFDAPIKVTREISTARQCMSPLEGRGVVATFDHRLDQLMLYSSAQMPHITRSGLAECLGMEQGRIRIVSPDVGGGFGHKGILLPEEVCLSWLTMHRGHPVRWTEDRREHLTASSNCREHHYKITVYADRDGRLRGIDCEATVDSGAYSSYPFSACLEAAQVASILPGPYLMPAYRCRTFSVATNKCPILPYRGVARTGVCFALELMLDLVAAEAGLEPGEVRLRNLVQPGQMPFNNITNKHFDSGDYPEAMRRALASIDVEGVRARQRKGEADGRRIGVGVSIYCEQAAHGTSVYSGWGIPMVPGHEQASARLTPDGGLELRVGVHSHGQGMETTLAQVAHEMLGVDVARVRLIHGDTAMTPYSTGTWGSRSMVMAGGAVAAACRELGERARRIGAKLLQHDPAAVVLQNGEVRGVNGSVTLKEIAHTWYRRPQDLPADVDPGGLEVTAGYKPQRDTGTFSYAAHAAVVAVDPDLGEIEILDYVIVEDGGVLVNPMVVDGQIYGGLAQGIGTALYEEMPFDASGQPLATTLADYLLPGPTEVPAPRLDHMETPSPYTQFGVKGIGEGGAIAPPAAIANAVNDALRPLGVELMQSPITPYRVVEAVLDARDAERPAA, encoded by the coding sequence ATCGGGGAGAACGCCATCGTGCGCAATGAGCGCGAGTTTCCTTCCGCAGGCGGAGCGGACGCCGGACAAGGCGTCGGCGCGCGGCTGCCGCGAAAGGAAGACGATCGGTTGATGCGCGGCCGAGGCCAGTTCGTGGCCGACATCCGCCTTTCCGGGCTACAGGACGTGGCGTTCGTGCGCAGCCCCTTGGCACATGCGCTGATCCGCGGCATCCGTGTGCCGGAGCGTTATCGCGGCAGCGTCTTTACCGCGGCGGATCTTACCGGCGTCAATCCGATCCGCGCGGTGTCAGGGCTGCCGGGTTTCAAGATTTCCGAGCAGCCTGTGCTTGCCATCGGCAAGGTGCGTCAGGTCGGCGAACTCGTCGCCATGTGCGTGGCGGCGACGCGTGCCGAGGCCGAGGACATTGCGGCGGCAGTGACGCTCGATCTCGAAGAACTTCCTGCGGTCTATGACATGCGGAAGGCGCGCGAACCGGGTTCGGCGCTGGTGCACGAGCATTGGGGAGATAACGTCTTTCTCGAAACCAATTTCGAGGTCGACATCTCCAGGGCGTTCGATGCGCCGATCAAGGTGACGCGTGAGATATCGACCGCGCGGCAGTGCATGTCGCCGCTTGAGGGGCGCGGCGTGGTCGCGACCTTCGATCACCGCCTCGACCAGCTCATGCTGTACTCGTCGGCCCAGATGCCGCACATCACGCGCAGCGGGCTTGCCGAATGTCTCGGGATGGAGCAAGGCCGAATCCGTATCGTTTCGCCCGATGTCGGCGGCGGTTTCGGACACAAGGGAATACTACTGCCGGAAGAAGTCTGCCTTTCCTGGCTGACGATGCATCGCGGCCATCCGGTGCGCTGGACCGAGGACCGCCGCGAGCATCTCACCGCCAGCTCCAACTGCCGCGAGCACCACTACAAGATCACCGTCTATGCCGATCGCGACGGGCGGCTGCGGGGCATCGACTGCGAAGCGACCGTCGATTCCGGCGCTTACTCGTCCTATCCGTTCTCAGCGTGCCTAGAGGCGGCGCAGGTCGCCAGCATCCTGCCGGGACCTTATCTGATGCCGGCCTATCGCTGCCGGACATTTTCGGTCGCCACCAACAAGTGTCCGATCCTGCCTTATCGCGGCGTGGCGCGTACCGGCGTCTGCTTTGCGCTGGAACTGATGCTCGATCTGGTCGCCGCCGAAGCCGGGCTGGAGCCAGGCGAAGTGCGCCTGCGCAATCTGGTGCAGCCCGGGCAGATGCCGTTCAACAACATCACCAACAAGCACTTCGACAGCGGCGATTATCCCGAGGCGATGCGCCGGGCGCTTGCGTCCATCGACGTCGAGGGCGTGCGGGCACGCCAGCGCAAGGGCGAGGCGGACGGGCGCCGGATCGGCGTCGGCGTCTCCATCTATTGCGAGCAGGCCGCGCATGGGACTTCGGTCTATTCCGGATGGGGCATTCCGATGGTGCCCGGCCACGAACAGGCTTCCGCACGCCTGACGCCGGACGGCGGCCTCGAACTTCGTGTCGGTGTGCATTCCCACGGCCAGGGGATGGAAACAACGCTCGCGCAGGTAGCGCACGAGATGCTGGGTGTCGACGTCGCCAGGGTACGCTTGATTCACGGCGACACGGCGATGACGCCGTATTCGACCGGCACCTGGGGCTCGCGCTCGATGGTGATGGCGGGCGGCGCGGTCGCAGCCGCCTGCCGCGAGTTGGGCGAGCGCGCCAGACGCATCGGTGCCAAGCTGTTGCAGCACGATCCGGCTGCGGTGGTGCTGCAGAACGGTGAAGTGCGCGGCGTCAACGGCAGCGTCACCTTGAAGGAGATCGCCCACACCTGGTATCGCCGGCCGCAGGATCTGCCTGCTGACGTCGATCCTGGCGGGCTGGAGGTCACGGCAGGCTACAAGCCACAGCGCGATACCGGAACCTTCAGCTATGCCGCGCATGCCGCGGTCGTCGCCGTCGATCCGGATCTCGGAGAGATCGAAATCCTCGATTATGTCATCGTCGAAGATGGCGGCGTACTCGTCAATCCGATGGTCGTGGATGGCCAGATCTATGGCGGTCTGGCGCAGGGCATCGGCACCGCGCTGTACGAGGAGATGCCGTTCGATGCGTCCGGCCAGCCGCTGGCGACGACGCTCGCCGACTATCTGCTGCCTGGCCCTACCGAAGTGCCGGCGCCGCGTCTCGACCACATGGAGACCCCGTCGCCCTATACGCAGTTCGGCGTGAAGGGCATCGGCGAGGGCGGCGCCATCGCACCGCCGGCCGCGATCGCCAACGCCGTCAACGACGCACTGCGGCCGCTTGGCGTGGAACTGATGCAGTCGCCGATTACACCATATCGCGTCGTCGAGGCGGTTCTGGACGCGCGCGACGCAGAAAGGCCGGCGGCATGA
- a CDS encoding amidohydrolase/deacetylase family metallohydrolase codes for MSISASFDQLLRGGRVICPASGIDGIRDVAIRNGKIAAVQSDILPTSAREVIDVTGKLVLPGLIDTHAHVYQYVTGRFGMNADMVGVQSGVTTLVDQGGPSCMTLPGFRHFVAEPAKSRVYAFLSAYLVGGLEGHYYPQLYSPEGVDIDATVKAATANLDIVRGIKAHAEIGGFARWGIRVIEMAAEIGCRADLPVYVHFGQLWGLPESGTNGEDVDTILARVIPLLREGDVLAHPFTRHPGGFVDREGEVHPVIQAALDRGLKVDVGHGSHFSYRLAKKALAAGIVPTTLGADIHGYNTHVPAPAGTPDQHEDDENHPFAGQAKFSLVQAMSSMMALGLALEQVVPMVTSNPANMLGRADEIGALKIGREADVSVIGERTGRFVLRDNENNEVVAERLLQPEFCLRRGTRYDAVAPILPQAVAA; via the coding sequence ATGTCTATCAGCGCCAGCTTCGACCAGCTTCTGCGCGGCGGCCGCGTGATCTGCCCGGCTTCGGGCATCGATGGCATCAGGGACGTCGCCATTCGCAACGGCAAAATCGCAGCCGTGCAGAGCGACATCTTGCCGACCAGCGCCAGGGAGGTGATCGACGTGACCGGCAAGCTGGTATTGCCCGGGCTCATCGATACGCACGCGCATGTCTATCAGTACGTCACCGGCCGCTTCGGCATGAATGCCGACATGGTAGGCGTTCAGTCCGGTGTGACGACGCTAGTCGATCAGGGCGGTCCGTCCTGCATGACGCTGCCCGGCTTCCGGCACTTCGTCGCCGAGCCTGCGAAGTCGCGCGTCTATGCATTCTTGTCGGCTTATCTGGTGGGCGGGCTCGAGGGCCATTACTATCCGCAGCTCTATAGTCCTGAAGGCGTCGATATCGACGCCACGGTGAAGGCGGCGACGGCCAATCTCGACATTGTTCGCGGCATCAAGGCCCATGCGGAGATTGGTGGTTTCGCGCGCTGGGGCATTCGCGTCATCGAAATGGCGGCCGAGATCGGGTGCCGCGCCGACCTGCCGGTCTATGTGCATTTCGGTCAGCTTTGGGGCCTGCCCGAGAGCGGTACCAACGGCGAAGACGTCGACACGATTTTGGCGCGTGTGATTCCCTTGCTGCGAGAGGGCGACGTGCTGGCGCATCCGTTCACGCGTCATCCTGGCGGATTCGTCGACCGGGAGGGCGAAGTGCATCCGGTGATTCAGGCGGCGCTCGATCGCGGTTTGAAGGTCGATGTCGGTCACGGCAGCCACTTCTCCTATCGTCTCGCGAAGAAGGCACTCGCCGCCGGCATCGTTCCCACCACGCTCGGCGCGGACATTCACGGTTACAACACCCACGTGCCTGCGCCCGCCGGCACGCCGGACCAGCACGAGGACGACGAGAACCATCCCTTCGCCGGCCAGGCCAAGTTCAGCCTGGTTCAGGCGATGAGTTCGATGATGGCGCTCGGTCTCGCGCTTGAGCAGGTCGTGCCGATGGTTACTTCCAACCCGGCCAATATGCTCGGCCGTGCTGACGAAATCGGCGCCCTCAAGATTGGCAGGGAGGCCGACGTGTCGGTGATCGGAGAGCGAACCGGACGATTTGTCCTTCGCGACAACGAGAACAATGAAGTTGTCGCCGAGCGTCTGCTGCAGCCTGAGTTCTGCCTGCGCAGGGGTACGCGATACGACGCGGTAGCGCCAATCCTGCCGCAGGCGGTTGCGGCGTAG
- a CDS encoding MarR family transcriptional regulator, with protein MRKAKNRRGETRHRPWPLSQRPGFLIRRLHQIHVALFQEACGEFEITPLQYSLLSALAVRKTADQTTLAADIALDRTTTTGALKRLAARNFVERAVDDEDRRARLCKLTPAGAALLAKIEASARAAHRATLDNLSEREQAVFVNMMQRIVAAHSNRDSVTALFD; from the coding sequence TTGCGGAAGGCAAAAAATCGTCGCGGCGAGACCAGGCACCGCCCCTGGCCGCTGTCACAACGGCCGGGATTCCTGATCCGGCGGCTGCATCAGATCCATGTCGCGCTGTTCCAGGAAGCATGCGGCGAATTCGAGATCACGCCACTGCAATACAGCCTGCTTTCGGCGCTTGCGGTGCGAAAAACCGCCGATCAGACCACATTGGCAGCCGATATCGCATTGGACAGGACGACGACGACCGGAGCGCTCAAGCGACTGGCCGCCCGCAATTTCGTCGAAAGAGCCGTAGATGACGAGGACCGCCGCGCGCGGCTCTGTAAATTGACCCCGGCGGGAGCGGCGCTTCTGGCAAAAATCGAGGCCTCGGCGCGGGCCGCGCACCGCGCTACGCTCGATAACTTAAGCGAAAGGGAGCAAGCCGTATTCGTCAACATGATGCAGCGCATCGTCGCAGCGCATTCCAATCGCGACAGCGTTACTGCCCTATTCGATTGA
- a CDS encoding ABC transporter ATP-binding protein codes for MTQSLLALNDLHVTFSTRRGLVEAVRGVTLSLGAGEMLGLVGESGSGKSVTGFAITRLLDAAGRITAGHIRFRGQDITRISGSDFRHLHGAAMAMIFQNPRAALNPIRAVGDQIADAITAHKRMPRDQARAQALGLLRAVQIRDPEKRMAAYPHELSGGMCQRVMIAMAISCNPALLIADEPTTGLDVTTQKVVMDLLTGIAAERGMATILITHDLGLAARYCRRVVVMEQGRLVEEAEPKTLFHSPQHPYTRRLVAASPTASARIADLVPEEERGRHVAMHAAPRPQPAPGTPPLLEVQKLAKRFDQGAAAVADFSMTISAGESVGLVGESGSGKSTTSRIICRLIDPSEGEIAFEGQSIGHIPARDFHRSPFRKDIQIVFQDPNDSLNPRFTAFDCIAHPLLRLGGMRPGDALRQRVEECAQRVGLGIELLTRFPHQLSGGQKARVGIARAIACRPRLLVLDEPTAALDVSVQAVVLQLLDRLRREDDLAFLFVSHDLNVVRMMCDRTIVLQNGRIVEQGESRAMFNNPKTAYTRELVDAVPHIEPELAAFAT; via the coding sequence ATGACCCAATCGCTGCTGGCATTGAACGACCTGCACGTCACTTTCTCGACACGGCGCGGCCTTGTCGAGGCGGTACGTGGCGTCACGCTGTCGCTCGGTGCGGGCGAGATGCTCGGCCTCGTCGGGGAGAGCGGCTCGGGCAAGTCCGTCACCGGTTTTGCGATCACGCGCCTGCTCGATGCGGCCGGACGGATCACGGCAGGCCACATCCGGTTTCGTGGGCAGGACATCACGCGGATATCGGGGAGTGATTTCCGTCATCTGCATGGCGCGGCGATGGCGATGATCTTCCAGAACCCGCGCGCAGCGCTCAATCCGATCCGTGCCGTCGGCGATCAGATCGCCGATGCGATCACGGCCCATAAGCGAATGCCCCGGGATCAAGCGCGCGCGCAGGCGCTGGGGCTTCTGCGCGCCGTGCAAATTCGCGATCCCGAAAAACGGATGGCCGCTTACCCGCACGAACTGTCGGGCGGCATGTGCCAGCGCGTGATGATCGCCATGGCGATTTCCTGCAACCCGGCGCTGCTGATTGCCGACGAGCCGACCACCGGCCTCGACGTCACGACGCAAAAGGTGGTGATGGACCTTCTGACCGGGATTGCGGCCGAGCGCGGCATGGCGACCATCCTGATCACGCACGATCTCGGTCTCGCCGCCCGCTACTGTCGCCGTGTCGTGGTGATGGAGCAGGGCCGGCTGGTCGAGGAGGCCGAGCCGAAGACTCTCTTCCATTCGCCGCAGCACCCCTACACCAGGCGTCTGGTGGCGGCTTCGCCCACGGCGAGTGCGCGGATCGCGGACCTGGTGCCGGAAGAGGAGAGGGGGCGGCACGTTGCGATGCATGCCGCGCCTAGGCCGCAGCCTGCGCCGGGTACGCCGCCGCTGCTGGAGGTGCAGAAACTCGCAAAGCGGTTCGACCAGGGCGCTGCGGCGGTGGCAGACTTTTCCATGACGATCAGTGCCGGCGAGAGCGTCGGTCTGGTCGGCGAATCCGGCTCCGGCAAGAGCACGACGTCGCGCATCATCTGCCGGCTGATCGATCCGAGCGAGGGCGAGATCGCGTTCGAGGGACAGTCGATCGGCCACATCCCGGCCCGCGATTTTCACCGGTCACCGTTTCGCAAGGACATCCAGATCGTTTTTCAGGATCCGAACGACAGCCTCAACCCGAGGTTCACCGCCTTTGACTGCATCGCCCATCCGCTGCTGCGGCTCGGCGGCATGCGCCCGGGCGACGCCTTGCGGCAGCGGGTGGAAGAGTGCGCGCAGCGCGTTGGATTGGGGATTGAATTGCTGACGCGTTTTCCACATCAGCTTTCGGGCGGTCAGAAGGCCCGCGTCGGCATCGCCCGCGCCATCGCCTGCCGGCCGCGCCTCCTGGTGCTGGACGAGCCGACGGCGGCGCTCGACGTCTCGGTGCAGGCGGTGGTGCTGCAACTGCTCGACCGGTTGCGGCGCGAGGATGACCTGGCATTCCTCTTCGTCAGCCACGATCTCAACGTCGTTCGCATGATGTGCGATCGGACCATCGTTCTGCAAAACGGCCGCATCGTCGAACAGGGTGAGAGCCGGGCGATGTTCAACAATCCGAAAACCGCTTACACGCGCGAGCTGGTCGACGCCGTGCCGCATATCGAGCCAGAACTGGCTGCGTTCGCGACTTGA